One Nicotiana tomentosiformis chromosome 1, ASM39032v3, whole genome shotgun sequence genomic window, atggatataaattcgagccaactgctcggaaaaataggtagtcatcacaggaatgaaatgagctgacttggtcagcctatccacaatcaacCAAACTGtgtcaaacttccgctgagtctgtgggagtccaacaacgaaatccatagtgatcctctcccatttccactccggaatataTATCTTCTGAAGCGATCCACCTGGccgctaatgctcatacttaacctgttggcaatttagacaccgagccacaaactccactatttccttattcatcctcctccaccagtaatgctgcctcaagtcctgatacatcttcgcggcacccggatgaatgtagtaccgcgagctgtgagcctcatggagaatcaactcccgtaacccatccacattgtgcacacatagcatgccatgcatcctcaatgcaccatcatctctaatagtgacctcATTAGCATTactgtgttgaaccgtgtccttaaggacaaacagatgggggtcatcatactgacgctccttgatacgatcataaagagaagaccgagagaccacacaaactaatacttgactcggctcagaaatatccaatctaacaaactggctggctaaggcctgaacatccaacgccaatggcctctctgctgctggtagatatgctaagctccgcAAACTCTCtgtccggcgactcaaagcatcggccaccatattggccttcccagggtggtacaaaatggtgatattataatccttaagcagctctaaccacctcctctgaagaaaattaagatccttctacttgaacagatgctgcaaactccgttgatcggtgtaaatctcacaaggaacactgtacaaatagtgctgccatatcttcaaggcatgaacaatagctgctaactcaaagtcatggacaagatagttattttcatgcaccttcagctgtctggacgcgtaggcaatcaccctaccgtcctgcatcaacaccgcaccgagaccaattcgcgatgcatcacaatatacagtataagaccccgaacctgtaggcaataccaatattggggctatagtcaaagctgtattgagtctcctcacactcctctgtccacctagacggagcacctttctgggtcagcctggtcataggtgctgtaatagatgagaatccctctacaaaatgacggtaataccccgccaaaccaataaaactccggatctccgtagctgataaCGGTCTAGGCTAACTacgcactgcttccaccttcttcggatccacctggatcccatcactcgatactacatgacccaagaatgccactgagtctagccagaactcacactttgaaaattttgtatataacctcttttctctcagggtctgaagcacagtcatcaggtgctgctcatgatcctcccgagtccgggagtacaccggaatgtcgtcaataaacacaataacgaatgagttAAGATAGGGACGGgacacactatgcatcaagtgcataaaagttgttggggcattggttagcccagatgacatcacaaggaactcgtagtgaccataccgagtcctgaaagcagtcttcgggatatctcgctcccgaatctttaactgatgatagcttgaacgtaagtcaatcttggaaaattctctggcaccctgtaactgaacaaataagtcatcaatacgaggcaatggatacctgttctttactgtgactttgttcaactggcggtaatcaatacacatccgcatagaactatccttcttcttcataaataagacaggagcaccccaaggtgacacattgggtcgaatgaagcccttatcaagtaactcatgtaactgctccttcaactccttcaattcaggaggagccatacgatatggaggaatagagatgggctgagtttccgacaacaaatcaatgccaaaatcaatatctctgtcgggcggcatgcccagaagatcagctgaaaatacatctggaaagtccctcactactgggactgactcaactgtaggggtatcaatactgacatctctcacataagctagatacgcgtcacacctcttctcaaccattcgttgagctttaagaaatgaaataactctgctgggagtatactctaacgTACCTCTCCGCTCAAATCGCGGTAGatctggcatagccagcgtcacagtcttggcgtgacaatcaagaataacataatagggaaacaaccagtccatgcctaagataacatcaaagtctaccatgttgagtaataataaatcggctctggtctcaaaaccactaagagaaatcaaacacgaCCAAAACACGCattccacaataagagaatctcccataggagtagacacataaacttGGGAACTCAAACAATCCCCAGATACGCcaaaatacggggcaaaataaaaggacacataggaatatgtagagcctgggtcaaataataccgatgcatctctatgacagaccggaacaatacctgtaatgacagagtcggaagcaacggCCTCTGTACGAgatggaagagcataatatctggcctagcctccccctctagggcgacctcgacctccccggcctccacctcgagctggctgaggaggtggggcgGTAGcaggtgctggaatcatagcctgaggacccggtagagcacgtggtggctgagaagtctgtggaggtgcacccctcctaaatttgGGGCAATCCCTCGCCATATGGCAAGTGTCGCCACACTTAAAATAAGCTCTCGGAGAGCATGAATGTTGTGActagctcgggccaggtctgctggactgaccgcttAAAGCACCCCcaagcaggaggcacactagatactagcagtgcataataaggctcctggggcctagaagggaccggaataccactggcaactggaagagctgaatgaacggggcgactcccatagcccctaccatgacgaactgcaactggggcacgagtaccgctGTAACTtctagactctcgagacctcttggcctccctttcctctctatcccgggcaagcataccctccaatctcttggcaatactcataacctgctgataaaaaatatccatctccaactccctagccatactaatccggatactggggtggattccctcaataaaccgacaaaccctctctcgaactgtggcaaccaaggccggtgcatgtcgggccaaatcacttaaacaaactacatactctgacacagtcatagcaccatggcgcagctgctcaaactccgcgcgccatgcgttcctgaggctctaagggacatactctctcaaaaatatgtccgagaactgagtccatgtaagtgaggctgcctcgtccggactactcaactcataagcccgccaccactgataggctactcCTTTAAGCtagaaggtggtaaaagaaaccccactcgtctatactatgcccatagtatggagaatacgatgacactcctccagaaaaccctgagcatcatctgtagccaatccgctgaaggtaggtgggtggtaattcttgtacctctcaagtttgagctgctctgcctcagaagcggttgtcctagtctcgtgctgaaccgGAGCTACTGGTTGCATAGGGATGAACTTTAGGGCCTGGTCGACCTGagcccgctgctctagagtaccgacgggagtctgtgctcctccctcggcctgagatgtggcaggagcaagtggaatcaatccagcctgagctaaggtgctgaacatgctcagaagctgggctagagtctcctagagggctggtgcagcaacatgtacctcaggtgcctgccctccagctggagctactgggggctcatctatagcagctcgtgcgggtgctcttgctgcaccgcgtggacatcctcggcctctaccccggttTCCGACCTCTCGTGGCTccagcagggggcgcgggtgcctggtaaTCAGATCCGcatgtatgtgtcctcaccatatgtgagagaataaaatacagaagtttaaaatttttgatgtcaacaaatttcgcacgacaaggaatcaaagaagtataatttttcctaacagttccatagcctcccgaagataagtgcagacgtctccccaccgatccgcgagactctaataaaccggcttgtgactcacgatacctatgaacctagagctctgatactaacttgtcacgacccaaactccctccgtataatgtcgtgacggcacctagtctctatgactaggtaagcctaaaaaatTGCAAAAATGTAACAAacaaacttggcaactaacagcaatGAATAACTGAATAACTAATAATAATACCGCTCGACATGTACAATATCCAATACTCTATAATACACAATCTTCCCAAAACCCAGAATATCGTAAGTCACAATCTACaggaggaaactagtatctctatacaccagagtctaataaaagaagtacggaaggtaaatggcatatgagagaatagagggggactccgagatctGCAGACGCGGCacatgtaccttgaagtctccgtacagcagcaagaaCTCTCAGCTAATAGTGGGGCTAATAAGtagtacccggatctgcacacaaaagtatgtgcagaagagtagcatgagtatatcacaatggtacccagtaaatgccaagcctaacctcggtcgagtagtgacaaggtcaggtcaggcccactggtatataataagtaaagcaggagaatatacagtataataagagattagaatttaacaaaaggaaacacagcgAGGCAACAATataacacacaggggtaaacaacaggggatctcccgagataccgtctcgtagtcccaaaataaatatacagggagaactcccgaggtaccaacTCGTAgtgtcaaaagtaaatatgtagggagaactctcaaggaaccgcctcgtagtctcaaaagtatatgtagggagaactcccaaggaaccgcctcgtaatctcaaaagtaaatatacaaggagaactcccgaggaaccgcctcatagtctcaaaattaaatatgcagggagaactcccgaggaaccgcctcgtagtctcaaaagtaaatatacaactcaaccgataaataccatagttaacaacaagaattttacagttaagactgataaaaaaaaaaggaaaaacaaaaaatcAACTAGACATGCTtcatagagttcaaataagcagttaaagcatgtagacatgcgatattagactaaacaggataactacacatgttgGAATAGCTCATTGAAGAataaaaacagactaatactcatttaaacggtataactcaaattaaaggaaaaacaggttgctactcagtaaaataattcgggtttttcaacaaatagcccgtgtacgtattcgtcacctcacgtacatggcgctcacatatgacaacagtaccaaatcttaaggggatttcccccacacaaggttaggcaagccacttacctcgaaccaagctcaatcaatccgtaagaatgtcctttcctcgattatccgactctgaatgacccaaatctagccaaacacaattgcatatcataaatacaactataataggctcatctaattaataaaattaatattttaacaaaaattccgaaattcaccctaaaaggtcgacccgggcccacgtctcggaattgggtaaaagtcataaaatatgaacactcattcactcacgagtctaaccatatcaaatttactaaaatccgacaccaaatgatccttcaaatcctcaaatcaaactctccaaatccctagccccaATTCCCAAATTCCAccataaatacacactaactaggtggaaaaataaatagggaagcaagattattgatcaaatataagtacaagggacttatctcaagaaatccctcaaataTCTCTCAAGAtgttaaaaatgagcaaaaatcgcaaatccttgcatttaagtgttctgtcgagaaatctcgcacctgtgacccatAGTCGCACCTGCAACCCATAGTTGCACCTGCGACGCCCGCTCCTGTGGAAttcttctgcttctgcgatccctcACGCCCTGGCCCCTTTCGCTTCTGCAATCCATCTTCCACATCTGCGGATGCGTAGATGCGGTTATACCTCCgtacgtgcgatcccgcacctgcggtctcctcaccgcaggtgcgaaaacactagaaCTCAGATAGCTTcaacaattgcataagtccaaaactcaatccgttaagcatccgaaacacacccgaggcccccgggacctcaaccaaacataccaactagtcctaaatcaccatacggacttagtcgagccctcaaatcacatcaaacaacgctaaaaacaagaatcaccctccaattcaaacttaatgaactttgaaacttcaaacttctacaatcgatgccgaaacctatcaaatcgcgtccgattgacctcaaattttgcacacaagtcatattcgacattacggacctactccaacttctgaaatcaaaatccgaccccgatatcaaaaagttcattaccggtcaaaatctccaaaaattcgacatttcaagcctaaatcagctacaaacctccaaaacacaatccggacacgcctcaaactccaaaattacccaacggagctaacggagccaacgtaactccattccggagtcgtcttcacacagttccgattacggtcaaaatcctaagacttaagcttccgttttagggactaagtgtcccaattcacttcgaaatcaaaaacaagacctcccgataagtcacataagcagaaaagatatggggaaagcaattaataggggatcaggactattactctcaaaacgaccggtaaAGTCGTTACAGTTTACGAGAGTAGAGTCGAGCTTCATAAAAAATCCAATTTGACATGTCATCGTTAAATCAAAAACGAAAAAACAAATCAAAACGTAGGGTACTGCCCAAAAATATCCATTACAATTTCACAAGCAAATTAGTTTTGACAAACACAAGCTGAGAAACTAAAGTAAATTCTAAAATTAATACAACATGAGTTTGTTGCCCCCACCCCTTCTTTTTGTCTCTAGAGATTTCTTGCTgataataccaatcacataatgTGTCACTTTCCACTATAATATTTTACAATTGTTGAAAACTTTTATGCTGTCAGCTTCATCCAATAGCCTCTGTAGGGTAAAATACATTACTATTGGAGAGACTTTAGTCACATCTTAACTTATGATTAAAGAATGAGGCGATCAAGAAAATCATAAGCCTCGTAGTACCCACATGCGACAGTTCTGTGGAGCTTTTCGTCACTGAAATTGAAAAGCTGGATTTACAAAAACAGGTTGCTGGTTGAAGAAgatattataattattattttggCTATTATGTTGGTGTGACACTTCCCCTAGCTGAGATTTCTCCATTTGATGAACCGCATTTGTATTAACATTGTTCACTAATGTGTAACTTTGGTCATTATCAAAACTTGTGTGGTATGAATTGTCACCTAGCAATTGTGGAATTGACTCAAAGTAATCCAATTCTAGTAGATGTGACAATGAACAACTCCTTGGCAATTTATTTGTTTGTGGTCCACTAGTAGTAGCACCAACAACTTCAATATCATTATTGGTAATCTCAATTTGAGCCTCTGACACCTCTTCTTCAGCTTTCATCATCTCCATAGTTTTTCCCAAGTTTTTCTTCTTATAAATTCGGTCCACTAGTAGTAGCACCAACAACTTCAATATCATTATTGGTAATCTCAATTTGAGCCTCTGACTCCTCTTCTTCAGCTTCATCATCTCCATAGTTTTCCCCAAGTTTTTCTTCTTATAAATTCGACAAATTAAATTACCCAATCATCTAGCTAAAAATACCcaagaaaggaaaaaaagtaTAGTCTAATTCGCCGAATAGATATAAACAATTCATATAACTGATCCAGATTAATTTGGAACCGAAAGGTCTTACCCTCATAGAGCCACTTTGCTTGTTTCCGATAAATCTACAGTATATCTAGATATTAGACACAACTACTTTTGTGATGAAAAAAAGGGGACAACTAGTATGTAAACATCCCGAGCATCATTTAAAGTTGAAAATTCTGTCAGTTCTGTCACACTAGTGCTCTTACTTCAAGCTCTTCACTATGTGTATTACAAACATTCTGATAAACAGATGGTTGTTGTGCCTTCAGGGCGGATCTATGTGTAAAGGATGGGGTGATACGCCACCCCCAAGTTTTGGCCGAGATTATGCAATAATATGTATATATGCATGTATATACAGAAGGAATATTGTGAAATATTTTAAGAGGCACCCTTATTAGTGAAATGACCGTAGGTACCATTGGCAATGCACTGTCATTCCACCCAAGAGGTGCGAGTTTGAATCCGGAATAACACATTTTTCTTAGAAGTTTTGTTTGGTGCATTTAAGACTCCTATAATTATAGGAGGTTTactcttcttttttctctttcctTAATTGATGGTCTTTTTTGTTTATTAGTAGTTCCTATTGACTTTTGCTTTGTTTATTAGTACTAGTTTATTTTgaaatttcttctccttttttttctttaaacattaaatatgaaatataaaaatctttttctttcaaaaatctaTTATTTCCTCGTAACCCCCTCCCCCCTGTTGCGCTTTCCCAACTCCTTCATGATTTATCAATAgatgacaatttttttttttcgaGGAGCATAATTCCGGTAAATGTATTTGCAGAAACCAAAAAAATATAGAAATCCTTGAATAAGTTACCGTTCTAATCAAGAATGAAAGCTTATTTTATTGTCAGATTGCTCTAAAGTAGGATAATTGTATATAATATTGAgtgattaattttcataaaaaatagtAAATTTAAAAATGTCTGTAAATATGTTGTTTTAATGTTTAGAGTGCTTATTAGTATAAGTTTTTGCCTTGAGTATCAAAATATAAATTGATAACGAGCCTTTTTTACTTATACAAAATGCATAATCCATAATAATTACGTAATATATTTGCTCGATCGATTTGTCTATATTAATTTCAAAGACGAATAACCCGAACCGAACCCCAACTAGACCAAACCGATTAACTTTATACCCTATTTAGACAATGTAAATTATAGCATGGCTACGTTAAAAATATTGTGGCACTCGGAGCCTCTAAATTCTATGTACCTTAATACACTATTACACGTCCTGGTTGAGCAAAGGAAAACAATGTATCTACGGCCATGCGTGTGTAGCCATTTGCACCCCAGCCAACTCCAGAGGAATTCTTTATGATGTAGTAAGATTCGCCATACAGCGAGACGCCATAACCAACGACCAGTACCGCGTGCCACGCTTCACTTCCATCATCATTACGTGTTGGAGCTTCATATGACGGAGGGTCATAAACATCctgaaacaaaacaaaaacaaaaaaatgaaaGCAAGGGACGATAGGGGAACGCAGTAAGACAACCCCTAAGTTGTCAGCTTCAAAGAGGACATCAAACTCAATGCTGAGCTagcaaaaaagaaaaggaaaaactgGAAGAGGAAGGAAGCTAGCAGAATTAGAATTTTCAAAAGCAGCTCTGAAGCCGATATTTTCTCTTGCGATACTCTGTCTCTTCCATGGTATGGTATGGGCAGcgttgtgaagagcgtgaagcgaggaaAAACGACATGCCCCTTTttgcttaaagcgagaagcgagaagcgaagcgctcgcttttttgaagtaaagcggaatttttttaaaaaaatattaaaataagaaaGAACAAATGAAACGAAAAAATAAGAACTACCAAGAAGAAGGCCATTAAAAGAACAACTACATAACACATAAGAAATGCAATAAGAACTAAGAACAAAGGATATAAAAATAAGAAGAAGGACAGTATAAGTATAACTGAAACGAAAAAATTGGGCAGCATTTCAAACGAAAAAACaatgcaagaaaatgaagaagaggagAAGAATGAGAAAGAAGAACTGAAGGGAAAAAATAATTCGCCAGCATTTCGCTGCTATTTGGACGctgaaacagtgaaagaaaaaaaaaaaaagaaggaggaggaggaggaagaagaaatcACATACCTGGACCAAACTTGATGATCTTGAAGTTGAAAAGTGTGGAAAATTTGAACCCTAGGTCGCCTCTTTCTTTCTCTGTTGGTCGATAATGTTTTAAAAAAAGAAcagtttttttaattaaataggttGGCACCTCCGTAATACAGAGAAGCACTCGCTTATTACGCATTGCTTCGCATCTGCGCTTCTCGCTTTTTAATGGGAAGCGAGCGCTTTTTAAACGTGCTACGCTTCAGCTAACATAAGTGTTCGATGGCTCGCTTCGCTTCACTTCTCACTTTAAGCGAGGAAGCGCTCGCTTTTCACAACACTGGGTATGGGTCACTCGGATTCTCAACATATCGGTGCACCAGCAGTTATTGAAACCTCAAGATGGACCAAGTCGGTGATGCTCAAAGCTTGCAAGGTTTTTGGGGTAAATGTTGTGGGgttcgaacatgaaattttttCTATGGTTCTTCAAATAGAACAAAAAAGATAAGCATATTCAGAATCAGAAAAGATCAATCAAGGCCATCACAAAGGGGAATAAGAAACAGTCATTAGAATTGGAAGGGATGAGATGGGGAATGAATTATGATGGTAAGAAGATAAGGGGCAAGCGGCAGACACTACAAAGCCTTTTCTGGATGAAGATCAAAATTCTAAGCTGGAATGTACGGGGTCTAATTAAAGCGGAAAAAAGAAGCACAATGAAGTCATTGATTCATAAATGGAAAGTAGATATAGTTTGCCTCCAAAAAACAAAAGTCGAAGAGTGGTTCCATACTGGATTAGGCAAGTTTGGGGCAATAGATGGGTCGACTAGGTAGAACTCAATTCATTTAGAAGAAGTGGTGGTATCATTGTTCTTTGGGACAAAAGACAGTGGCTTAATAGAGGGGTACATCAAGGCTCTTACAACTTCATGCATGTTCGAAAGCACCCAAGAGAACTTTAGATGGTACTTCACAGAGGTTTATGGGCCTCACACTAACCCAGAGAGTCTCTATGGCATGAGCTTGCATCCATCAGAGGAATATAGGAAGATCAATGGGTCATAGGGGGTGACTTCAATGTTTGTAGGTATGAGAGTGAAAGATATAATTGTATAAGGAGATCCAGGGCCATGAAATCCTCCACTGACATCATACAAGATCTGAGTATCATAAATTTGCCTCTTCAGGGGGATCATTACACTTGGTTCAGAGGTGAAGATTCTTTGCAAGCATCCAGAATAGATAGGTTCCTTATTTCCCCCAAGTGGAATGACAACTTTAAAGCAATCAAGTAACTAGCCCTTCCTAGAGTTGTCACATATCACAGACCCCTGTTATTGGAATGTGGTGATTGGGCAGCCAACCCCTcatattttaagtttgaaaatatgtgGCTTCAGGCTGAAGGCTTCATGGACAAGGTTAAGGAATGGTGGCTTAGTTATGCAGGTAGTCCAAACTTCATTCTACTGCAGAAACTAAGGTGTCTGAAAAAAGACATCACAAGATGGAATAAGGAGTCCTTTGGTCAGCTGGACGCAAGGAAGACTAAACTACTGGAAGATCCAGCTCTATTGGAGCCAGCAACTGAAAACAGACTTATGACAAAAGCAGAAAAAGAGGAATCAATGCACATGAAGCTTGAGCTACAATAGATGGCAAAGGCAGAAGAGGTTTCGTGGAGGCAAAAGTCTAGGCGTCTTTGGCTCAAAGAAGGAGACAGAAACACCAAAGTTTTTCAGGAAATGGCCAACTCTCATAGAAGAAATAACTGCATAGACAAACTCATGATTGGGGAGAAAATTAGTTAAAACAGTAAGGAAATTAAAGCTGAAATCCTGACTTTCTATCAAGATTTGTACACTGAAAATAAAGCATGTAGGCCTAGTGCTAACTTTGAAAATCTATCTACCTTAACAGCAGATGACAAGATATGGATAGAAAGAGCATTTGATGAAGAGTAGGTGAAGGCAGCAATTAACTCATATGCACCAGACAAAAGTCCGGGCCCTAATGGATATACAATGGCTTTCTATCAAGGAGCTTCAGATATAATTAAAGCTAACATAATGGGTGCTCCTAACCACTTTCACCAGTATTGCTACATGGTCAGATCTAGTAATACTTCTTTTATCACACTAGTCCCAAAAAAGAAAGGTGCAATTGAACTCAGCTACTTCAGGACCATAAGTCTCATTGGAAGTGTATACAAGATCATTGCTAAACTCTTAGCAAAAAGGTTGAAGTCAGGCATTTGGAAGTTGATCTCAGAAGAACAAAATGCATTTCTAAAAAGCAGACAGATCACAGATGCTTCACTTGTAGCAAATGAGTTGTTGGATGGGCGATTAAAGAATGGGGCCCGGGCATT contains:
- the LOC138906740 gene encoding NAC domain-containing protein 1-like — protein: MEMMKLKKRSQRLKLRLPIMILKLLVLLLVDRIYKKKNLGKTMEMMKAEEEVSEAQIEITNNDIEVVGATTSGPQTNKLPRSCSLSHLLELDYFESIPQLLGDNSYHTSFDNDQSYTLVNNVNTNAVHQMEKSQLGEVSHQHNSQNNNYNIFFNQQPVFVNPAFQFQ